One genomic window of bacterium includes the following:
- a CDS encoding efflux transporter outer membrane subunit — MNRRILNICGAGLLALILVGCTVGPNYKSVKTKVPENFANSKSPAHPGEFAKWWTTLQDPTLDSLVERAVHSNPDLRFAEARLREARAQRGVVKADLLPTVNVSGSYQRSRASKNIGTQQGSSQSTNAVEGDLYQAGFDASWEIDVFGGIRREIEAADADLAAEIENRRNVLVTLLAEVARNYVELRTSQRQVTIAQANLKAQQETLELTRVRFNAGLVSDLDVARAEAQVQTTASQIPVLEISARQSIHLLSVLLGQEPNALIQELTPETAIPASPSDVPVGLPSELLRRRPDIRRAERQVAASTARIGVATADLFPKFSLTGALGFGSSKFSSLGSSGSRFWSIIPGVSLPIFNFGRIRSNIAVQNAREEQAFVIYEQTVLTSLREVEDALVAFSEDQNRHQTLSGAVDANRRAVDLANQLYKQGLTDFLSVLQAQRDLFASEDALVQSNRNVTSDYVAIYKALGGGWEIESAVQPVPVKGKSGERTLDVTSRQGVQASSLHK; from the coding sequence ATGAACAGAAGAATACTGAATATTTGTGGCGCGGGCCTCCTCGCTTTGATTCTAGTAGGATGCACGGTCGGTCCAAATTATAAATCTGTAAAGACGAAGGTTCCTGAAAATTTCGCAAATTCCAAATCACCGGCTCATCCAGGTGAGTTCGCAAAGTGGTGGACCACATTGCAGGACCCAACGCTGGATTCACTTGTTGAACGCGCCGTTCACAGCAATCCGGATCTCCGCTTTGCAGAGGCGCGTTTACGCGAGGCGCGTGCTCAACGTGGAGTCGTAAAAGCAGATCTGCTTCCAACAGTGAATGTATCCGGCTCTTACCAGAGAAGTCGCGCAAGCAAAAACATCGGCACACAGCAGGGCTCATCCCAGTCTACTAATGCTGTAGAAGGCGATCTGTATCAAGCGGGTTTTGATGCTTCCTGGGAGATCGATGTTTTCGGTGGTATCCGCCGCGAAATCGAAGCGGCAGATGCGGATCTGGCCGCTGAAATCGAGAACAGGCGGAACGTTCTCGTGACGCTTCTCGCAGAAGTTGCGCGGAACTACGTTGAGCTCCGAACATCGCAACGACAAGTCACAATTGCTCAGGCAAATTTGAAAGCTCAGCAGGAGACTCTGGAACTCACCAGGGTCAGGTTCAACGCCGGACTGGTCAGCGATCTGGATGTGGCGCGGGCGGAAGCGCAAGTCCAGACTACTGCATCGCAAATTCCGGTGCTTGAGATTTCGGCCCGGCAGTCGATCCACTTGCTCAGCGTGCTTTTGGGTCAGGAACCAAATGCGCTCATTCAAGAGCTCACACCGGAAACAGCAATTCCGGCTTCACCTTCGGATGTGCCTGTCGGACTGCCATCGGAACTTCTGAGGAGACGGCCCGACATTCGCCGCGCGGAACGGCAAGTTGCCGCCTCAACAGCGCGAATCGGTGTAGCCACAGCAGATTTGTTTCCAAAGTTCTCGCTTACCGGCGCACTCGGATTCGGCAGCTCGAAGTTCAGCAGTCTTGGAAGCTCAGGCAGCAGATTCTGGTCGATTATTCCTGGAGTCAGTTTGCCGATCTTTAACTTTGGCAGGATCCGCAGCAACATCGCTGTGCAAAACGCCCGCGAAGAACAGGCGTTTGTAATTTATGAGCAAACAGTCCTTACAAGCTTGCGAGAAGTGGAAGATGCTCTGGTTGCTTTTTCAGAGGATCAGAACCGCCACCAGACTTTGTCCGGTGCTGTGGATGCAAACCGGCGAGCTGTCGATTTGGCGAATCAGCTGTACAAACAAGGCCTGACCGACTTCCTGAGCGTCTTACAAGCTCAGCGTGATTTGTTCGCGTCAGAAGATGCGCTTGTCCAGAGCAATCGGAACGTGACGTCGGATTATGTCGCAATTTATAAGGCCCTTGGTGGCGGCTGGGAAATCGAATCTGCCGTTCAGCCTGTTCCTGTGAAGGGCAAGTCCGGCGAACGCACACTAGATGTAACGTCACGCCAGGGAGTGCAGGCTTCCAGCCTGCATAAATAA
- a CDS encoding RNA polymerase sigma factor RpoD/SigA, which yields MRKTNFATRDKSLDRAMRLYLKEISKIPLLSVEEEKELGYRAQAGDKDALQKLIESNLRFVIKIAKKYRPSGLSLLDLVNEGNVGLIEAARRFDPDRGVRFTSYAVWWIRQAILHYLSRATRAFRVSPKAANVLYRVAKVLSKNKADQLELPDRETLAREVGVSLAELNASLEADAGTYSLDQPIDPAGDLILGEAMEQTTISSAEEDAMAVLLRERLDQSLDILNGMEREVVRYRFGLDDDDPQTLKEIGEKFNLSRERIRQIEAQALKKLRESLRDSSMSSYIN from the coding sequence ATGAGGAAAACAAATTTTGCAACGAGAGATAAATCACTGGATAGAGCGATGCGTCTTTATTTGAAAGAAATCTCAAAGATTCCTTTGCTCTCTGTTGAAGAGGAGAAGGAGCTTGGTTATCGCGCCCAGGCAGGTGATAAGGATGCCCTGCAGAAGCTGATTGAGTCTAATCTTCGTTTTGTAATCAAGATTGCAAAGAAGTACCGGCCTTCCGGACTCTCTTTGCTCGATTTAGTCAATGAGGGCAACGTCGGATTGATCGAGGCCGCGCGGCGGTTTGATCCGGACCGCGGAGTGCGTTTTACCTCCTATGCGGTCTGGTGGATCCGGCAGGCGATTCTTCATTATCTTTCGCGTGCGACTCGCGCGTTTCGCGTTTCACCCAAAGCGGCAAATGTTTTGTATCGTGTTGCAAAAGTTTTGTCCAAGAACAAAGCGGATCAATTGGAATTGCCCGATCGTGAAACTCTTGCTCGTGAGGTTGGCGTATCGTTAGCTGAGTTGAATGCGTCTCTGGAAGCCGATGCGGGAACGTACTCTCTGGATCAACCGATCGACCCTGCGGGAGATCTTATTCTTGGAGAGGCCATGGAGCAAACGACTATTTCTTCCGCGGAAGAAGATGCTATGGCTGTTCTGTTGAGGGAACGTTTGGATCAGTCTCTTGATATTTTGAATGGAATGGAAAGAGAGGTCGTGAGATATCGTTTTGGTCTAGATGACGATGATCCGCAGACATTAAAAGAAATCGGTGAAAAGTTTAATCTTTCCAGAGAACGGATTCGCCAGATCGAGGCACAGGCGCTCAAAAAACTACGTGAATCTCTTCGCGATAGCTCCATGTCGAGTTATATCAACTAA
- a CDS encoding CBS domain-containing protein gives MSEPVRHIMTKNPTCCTPQTPLQEVAKMMVQHDCGCIPVLDGSGSGTPVGTITDRDITCRTLAQGKNPLELAVQDCMTSDCVTIHEDAGLNECVELMEKKKIRRIVVVDSFGKCCGIVSQADIALTGDKKKTGEVVQKVSEPAG, from the coding sequence ATGAGCGAACCAGTAAGACACATAATGACAAAAAATCCGACATGCTGCACACCACAAACACCATTACAGGAAGTTGCGAAAATGATGGTTCAACACGACTGCGGCTGTATCCCTGTCCTTGATGGCAGTGGCTCGGGAACACCGGTCGGTACAATAACGGACCGCGACATTACATGCAGAACACTGGCCCAGGGGAAAAATCCGCTAGAGCTGGCTGTTCAGGATTGTATGACTTCGGATTGCGTGACGATCCATGAAGACGCAGGTCTTAACGAATGCGTGGAGTTAATGGAAAAAAAGAAAATTCGCAGGATTGTGGTTGTTGATTCTTTCGGCAAATGTTGTGGAATCGTCTCACAAGCTGACATTGCCCTGACAGGAGACAAGAAAAAAACTGGTGAGGTTGTTCAAAAAGTTTCCGAACCCGCGGGTTAA
- a CDS encoding right-handed parallel beta-helix repeat-containing protein, with product MRKSLISFYFVFLLSVLLGSSTADTVITSDTSLSGSVTDLPVVIAANNITLDCNGNVLDGDGTEPGVVIQNHTGVIVTECFVFNVADGFDIDSSRNLVLSQNIVGSASGDAFDLNQVQFSSIIENEVGPNGAGFRLNKSHSNSFIGNGIELSGEEGFRMLMSAGAG from the coding sequence ATGCGTAAATCACTGATCTCTTTCTATTTTGTTTTCTTGTTGTCTGTGCTGCTCGGTTCTTCAACAGCCGATACTGTGATCACTTCAGATACGTCTTTGAGCGGCAGTGTGACGGATCTACCCGTTGTAATTGCGGCGAACAATATCACACTTGATTGCAATGGTAATGTTCTCGATGGTGATGGTACAGAACCTGGAGTGGTGATCCAGAATCACACAGGAGTGATCGTCACGGAATGTTTTGTTTTCAATGTAGCGGATGGCTTCGATATTGATTCTTCGCGTAACCTCGTGTTATCGCAAAATATTGTCGGCAGCGCCAGTGGTGATGCTTTCGATCTGAACCAGGTCCAATTCAGCTCCATTATTGAAAATGAAGTAGGTCCGAACGGAGCGGGATTCCGGTTGAATAAATCACATTCCAATTCTTTCATAGGAAATGGAATCGAGTTGAGTGGTGAGGAAGGTTTCCGAATGCTGATGAGCGCCGGCGCAGGCTAA
- a CDS encoding DUF3808 domain-containing protein — protein MLIPIRTPLKFFLLFSFVFLFARISAAETALLSPELEAQGMQGFAAIYQMDYQKGKEQFERMIQLDPKHPAGYVYLASAIWLEHLSGLRRLQTQLYNRGNAFFRQKEDKTDVAVEKLFYRTIEKGMVRAEMRIRSDKNDLAGLYYAGTAHGAIAGYESTVKRAFLSSLMHGKEAVAVHKSLLKTHPNFADAYMSIGLYNYVVGKLPRAMKILLILGGVRGSKEEGLKQLEKTLDHGKLARDEAAIVLAVLYDREKRPEDSLKLLRKLSEKYPTNPVFRFESATMLTKLGKFHDSIAIHESLLKEEKARDYMLDFIQFDYAEILFSMGSWQKAYERYQAARRVMENTPIGLITISHLRSGQCLNAMGKNSDASIEYQYVLKQPNIQGSRDLANQYLKRPFRAESRLQSASEKSRL, from the coding sequence ATGTTGATCCCGATTCGCACGCCGCTGAAATTCTTTCTTCTCTTTAGTTTTGTTTTCCTTTTTGCACGCATCTCTGCTGCCGAGACCGCGTTACTTTCTCCCGAACTCGAGGCTCAAGGCATGCAAGGGTTCGCCGCCATTTATCAGATGGATTACCAGAAAGGAAAGGAACAATTTGAGAGGATGATCCAGTTGGATCCAAAACATCCGGCCGGATATGTCTATCTTGCATCGGCGATTTGGCTGGAGCACCTTTCGGGGTTGCGGCGTTTACAAACGCAACTTTACAATCGCGGGAATGCTTTTTTTCGTCAGAAAGAAGACAAGACGGATGTTGCTGTTGAAAAGTTGTTTTATCGCACAATCGAGAAAGGAATGGTTCGTGCTGAAATGCGTATTCGTTCCGATAAAAACGATCTTGCAGGACTGTATTATGCCGGCACGGCGCACGGAGCGATCGCCGGATATGAAAGCACGGTGAAGCGCGCTTTCCTTTCTTCTTTGATGCATGGAAAAGAAGCCGTTGCGGTGCACAAGAGCCTTTTGAAGACTCATCCGAATTTTGCAGATGCTTACATGAGCATTGGCCTGTACAACTACGTTGTGGGGAAACTTCCTCGTGCCATGAAAATTTTGCTGATTCTTGGCGGAGTGCGGGGTTCTAAGGAAGAGGGACTAAAACAGCTCGAAAAAACGTTGGATCACGGAAAACTTGCCCGGGATGAAGCGGCAATCGTTCTTGCTGTGCTCTACGATCGCGAGAAACGGCCCGAGGATTCGCTCAAACTCCTGCGAAAACTTTCGGAAAAATACCCCACGAATCCGGTCTTCCGCTTTGAATCTGCAACTATGCTGACAAAGCTTGGAAAGTTCCACGATAGCATCGCGATTCACGAGTCTCTTTTGAAAGAGGAAAAAGCGCGCGACTACATGCTCGATTTCATTCAGTTCGATTATGCCGAAATTCTATTTTCCATGGGTTCGTGGCAAAAGGCTTATGAACGGTACCAGGCGGCGCGAAGAGTCATGGAAAACACACCCATTGGATTGATCACGATAAGTCATCTTCGATCCGGGCAATGTTTGAATGCCATGGGAAAGAACTCGGACGCATCCATTGAGTATCAATATGTCCTCAAACAGCCGAATATTCAGGGTTCGCGCGATCTGGCAAATCAATATCTCAAGCGGCCGTTTCGCGCGGAGTCGCGACTTCAGTCGGCATCGGAAAAAAGCAGGCTTTAG
- a CDS encoding peroxiredoxin has protein sequence MRILRIGAGFLIHKLRAFFHPKASLLREKEAAPDFDLSDDQGKRHRLKDYLGKKVVLWFFLRANTPGUTVEATRFRDGIEDFTARNAVLFGISTDTPQDNKRFKEEMNLPYPLLSDLNRTVCMAYGACAFQNAYYANRITYIIDEEGMIIKVYPHVDPDSHAAEILSSL, from the coding sequence ATGCGAATACTGAGGATAGGGGCAGGCTTCTTGATCCATAAACTACGGGCATTCTTCCACCCAAAAGCCTCTCTTCTCAGAGAGAAAGAGGCTGCCCCCGACTTTGATTTATCCGATGACCAAGGCAAGCGGCACCGGTTGAAAGATTACCTGGGTAAAAAAGTTGTGCTCTGGTTCTTTCTTAGGGCCAACACACCCGGCTGAACAGTGGAAGCGACAAGATTCCGGGATGGGATCGAAGATTTCACGGCTAGAAACGCGGTTTTATTCGGGATCAGCACGGACACACCTCAGGACAACAAGCGATTTAAGGAGGAAATGAATCTGCCTTATCCTTTACTGTCGGATTTGAACCGGACCGTCTGCATGGCGTACGGCGCCTGCGCGTTTCAAAACGCGTATTATGCCAATCGCATTACCTATATAATTGATGAAGAGGGGATGATTATAAAAGTTTATCCGCATGTTGATCCCGATTCGCACGCCGCTGAAATTCTTTCTTCTCTTTAG
- a CDS encoding PilT/PilU family type 4a pilus ATPase, with the protein MTLDDLLKFMVTQKASDLHLKPMRPPLLRLEERLLPVKSAPLSPQDIEKLILATLTPKQKAHLDKRLYVDFGYSLAGISRFRATVFYQRGTISAVFRRIPFDFPSLDDWGLPHVLYQFCYLPQGLILVTGPTGSGKSSTLAAMILEISNHRPVHVVTIEDPIEFLFRDGMAAITQREVGEDAHSFAQALKNTLRQDPDVIMIGEMRDPETIMTAMTAAETGHLVLSTLHTNSAAQTIDRIIDSFPEGQHRQIRIQLSQVLKATISLKLVPRCDQTGLIAAVEILRENPKVQKCILEGTIPEIDEEVEKSVAYYKMQSMNQSLISLVLNNAIRKETALAASTNPGELDMELRKFLYQVEHGTQEEGMEDWTLTGEKQGGDMAEPLSDFSKIVELQEIKKLYDEARDRHGRELAEKDETIQHLEEDLKIKSDEIANLSNQVQSVNQDREKLKQQVAFTKNELEGKIARLQERIQQLTAAPAVQAAEKGKTSGFFRK; encoded by the coding sequence TTGACGCTCGATGACTTGCTGAAGTTCATGGTCACGCAGAAGGCCTCCGATCTGCACCTGAAACCAATGAGGCCGCCATTGCTGCGTTTGGAAGAACGTCTCCTTCCTGTTAAGTCGGCGCCTTTGTCTCCTCAAGACATTGAAAAACTGATACTGGCGACTTTAACCCCCAAACAAAAGGCTCATCTCGATAAAAGGCTTTATGTAGATTTCGGGTATAGCCTTGCGGGTATTTCCCGGTTCCGCGCGACGGTATTTTATCAACGCGGCACGATTAGCGCCGTTTTCCGCCGAATTCCATTTGATTTTCCCTCCCTGGATGATTGGGGGTTGCCTCATGTTCTGTACCAGTTCTGTTATTTGCCCCAGGGTCTGATTCTGGTAACCGGGCCGACCGGTTCCGGAAAATCTTCGACTCTGGCCGCAATGATTCTTGAAATCAGCAATCATCGACCGGTACACGTTGTGACAATTGAGGATCCAATTGAGTTCTTATTCAGAGATGGCATGGCTGCGATTACTCAGCGGGAAGTTGGTGAAGATGCACACTCGTTTGCTCAGGCGCTGAAGAACACGTTGCGCCAGGATCCGGATGTCATCATGATCGGTGAAATGCGCGATCCGGAAACAATCATGACAGCAATGACTGCGGCTGAGACCGGACACCTTGTGCTCAGCACGCTGCACACCAACAGCGCCGCGCAGACAATCGATCGAATTATCGATAGCTTCCCGGAAGGGCAGCACCGGCAGATTCGCATTCAGCTGTCGCAGGTTTTGAAGGCGACCATTTCGTTAAAACTGGTCCCTCGTTGCGATCAGACAGGTTTGATCGCTGCGGTGGAAATTCTTCGCGAGAACCCGAAAGTCCAGAAGTGCATCCTGGAAGGGACGATTCCTGAAATTGATGAAGAAGTAGAGAAATCGGTTGCTTATTACAAGATGCAATCCATGAATCAATCTCTGATTTCTCTTGTCCTGAACAATGCCATCCGAAAAGAAACGGCGTTGGCCGCTTCCACCAACCCCGGAGAGCTGGACATGGAGCTCCGAAAATTTCTCTATCAGGTGGAACACGGCACTCAAGAAGAAGGCATGGAAGACTGGACGCTTACGGGCGAAAAACAGGGAGGAGATATGGCAGAACCCCTATCAGACTTTTCGAAAATTGTAGAATTGCAGGAAATCAAGAAATTATATGATGAAGCTCGCGATCGTCATGGCAGAGAACTCGCTGAAAAAGATGAAACCATTCAGCATCTGGAAGAGGATTTGAAAATCAAGAGTGACGAAATTGCAAATCTTTCGAATCAAGTTCAATCCGTCAATCAGGATCGGGAAAAACTCAAGCAGCAGGTTGCTTTTACGAAAAACGAACTCGAAGGGAAAATTGCGCGTCTACAGGAAAGAATCCAGCAGCTGACGGCAGCTCCGGCTGTTCAAGCGGCAGAAAAAGGCAAAACGAGCGGATTCTTCCGAAAATAA
- the lysA gene encoding diaminopimelate decarboxylase, with protein sequence MVRYRNRKLFVEDLAVERIAESVGTPAYVYSKKQLLAGYGAYRKAFRGIPHLICYALKANSNLAFLKLLARQGSGADIVSGGELYRALKAGFPPERIVFAGVGKTTEEIEAALRKKILAIHVESKQELYLIDSIAGRLGRMAPISLRINPDIDPRTHPYISTGLRKHKFGIPIRDAFALYSRARQMGNLRIEGMHIHLGSQISEVKPFEDAARKSLDLIDQLQNQGIQMNHLDIGGGLGVAYEKAESEGDPSKLASVLRPLLTGRKIQLILEPGRSIVAPAGLLLTKVLYTKENDRKRFLIVDAGMNDFIRPTLYDAYHTILPAIRAKRESSSFDVVGPVCESGDFFAKDRILQESVPGELLAILHAGAYGFSMSSNYNSRRRPPEVLVDGSRFYIIRRRESYQDLVRQEL encoded by the coding sequence GTGGTCCGTTACCGGAATAGAAAACTGTTTGTTGAAGACCTCGCGGTCGAACGTATCGCAGAGTCCGTCGGAACTCCGGCGTACGTTTACAGCAAAAAACAGTTGCTCGCCGGTTATGGCGCCTATCGTAAAGCCTTTCGCGGGATTCCTCACCTGATCTGTTACGCGCTGAAAGCAAATTCGAATTTAGCTTTCTTAAAGCTTTTAGCGCGGCAGGGGAGTGGTGCGGATATTGTTTCCGGCGGAGAACTGTACCGCGCATTAAAAGCCGGATTTCCACCGGAAAGGATTGTTTTTGCAGGTGTCGGAAAAACTACAGAAGAAATTGAAGCAGCTTTGCGCAAGAAGATCCTCGCCATTCATGTTGAGTCCAAGCAGGAACTCTATCTGATTGATTCGATAGCGGGCAGGCTCGGGCGTATGGCTCCTATAAGTTTACGAATTAATCCCGACATCGATCCGCGGACGCATCCTTACATATCCACGGGTCTGAGAAAGCATAAATTCGGAATTCCGATTAGAGACGCCTTTGCTCTCTATTCCCGCGCTCGACAAATGGGCAATCTTAGAATAGAAGGAATGCACATTCATCTCGGATCACAAATCAGCGAGGTGAAGCCCTTTGAGGATGCAGCGCGGAAATCGCTCGACCTGATCGATCAATTGCAAAATCAGGGAATTCAAATGAATCATCTTGATATCGGAGGAGGATTAGGAGTCGCCTACGAAAAAGCCGAATCGGAAGGGGATCCATCCAAACTGGCTTCCGTGCTCAGGCCTCTGCTGACAGGAAGGAAAATCCAATTGATTCTTGAACCTGGAAGATCGATCGTTGCGCCGGCGGGTCTGCTGTTAACAAAAGTATTGTACACCAAGGAAAACGATCGAAAACGTTTTTTGATTGTCGATGCCGGCATGAACGATTTCATCCGTCCCACGCTTTACGATGCATATCACACCATTCTTCCAGCGATTCGAGCAAAACGCGAGAGTTCTTCCTTCGATGTGGTTGGGCCTGTTTGTGAAAGCGGGGACTTTTTTGCGAAAGACCGCATTTTGCAGGAGAGTGTTCCGGGAGAATTGCTGGCTATTCTTCACGCCGGCGCCTATGGATTTTCAATGAGCTCCAACTACAACAGTCGCAGGAGACCTCCGGAAGTTCTTGTGGATGGTTCCAGGTTCTACATTATTCGCAGAAGAGAGTCGTATCAGGATTTGGTCAGACAAGAATTGTAA